From the Conger conger chromosome 14, fConCon1.1, whole genome shotgun sequence genome, one window contains:
- the LOC133110049 gene encoding CCAAT/enhancer-binding protein beta-like, which translates to MEVAGFYEGDYLNFHGGNSTHCRGNSTHCHSINRLDKQQADVSMTELGIAEHEKAIDFSFYLDPTFHYQQRVSPAAPVGQPRGEDIFSDFLAEENKNKRTASIQNYRNLLTYNNLESSQNSDPKESGIVDYQELQETRVDTVFSPHILCGYPNSGLKKELKEDARMDGGSSGYGMTSYLQYKSAPSDSLGNISTASSCSSPGTPGPPGRSRSPVHGTTPYGSKGKKQVDRNSNEYKQRRERNNVAVRKSRDKAKVRNSETQLKVLELAAENERLQKRVEQLSRELATLRNLLAATGQC; encoded by the coding sequence ATGGAAGTGGCCGGTTTTTACGAGGGGGATTACCTTAATTTCCACGGCGGTAACAGCACTCACTGTCGCGGTAACAGCACTCACTGTCACAGTATCAACAGGCTTGACAAGCAGCAAGCCGACGTTTCGATGACGGAGCTGGGCATCGCAGAACACGAAAAAGCGATCGACTTTAGCTTCTACCTTGACCCGACTTTTCATTACCAGCAACGGGTATCTCCAGCTGCGCCCGTGGGCCAACCTCGCGGTGAAGACATCTTCTCAGATTTCCTTGCTGAAGAAAACAAGAATAAGCGCACCGCATCCATTCAAAACTACAGAAACCTCTTGACATACAACAATCTAGAATCCAGTCAAAACAGTGACCCTAAAGAATCAGGCATCGTTGACTACCAGGAACTGCAAGAAACCCGAGTTGACACCGTGTTCAGCCCACATATACTCTGCGGCTACCCAAACAGcgggttaaaaaaagaattgaaaGAAGACGCCAGAATGGACGGCGGTTCTTCTGGCTACGGGATGACATCGTATCTGCAGTACAAGTCGGCCCCAAGTGACAGCCTTGGGAACATTTCTACCGCTTCCTCTTGCAGTTCACCTGGGACACCTGGCCCGCCAGGTCGAAGCAGGTCGCCAGTGCATGGCACGACACCATACGGCAGCAAGGGGAAGAAACAGGTGGACAGAAACAGCAATGAATATAAACAGCGGCGCGAGAGGAACAACGTCGCAGTGAGAAAGAGCAGGGACAAAGCCAAAGTTCGCAACAGCGAGACGCAACTTAAAGTACTAGAGCTGGCGGCAGAGAATGAACGTTTGCAGAAACGCGTGGAACAGCTGTCAAGAGAACTGGCCACCCTGCGAAACTTGCTCGCTGCCACAGGGCAATGCTGA